In the Hevea brasiliensis isolate MT/VB/25A 57/8 chromosome 8, ASM3005281v1, whole genome shotgun sequence genome, TATTacaaataatcaaattattatttgTTCATACTCACATTTTAGCaagtgaaaaataaaatatatacctTGTTCGGCAATATTCAATAATATTAACTGTTTTAgtagttattaattattttaatagcgCCCTATCAACTATTTTAATAATACTTAACTGTTAGATATATTAACTATTAGTGGTTAACTATTTATATAActgttaaaataaaaatattcagtaaaaataattgttagattagctattaaatataaaaatagtgataTAATATTGGTAACCACTCAACCTTTAAACATTAATATAGACAATACGCCACTTATAAGAAAGAAAGatagtgttttgaccaaaacactAAATATTGTCAAATATGGCCATAATACTTGGCATTTTTCAATTTGATATACAAtgttatttttctcataataattttCTTCTTGTTGGAACTTGACATTTCCTTCAACCATGAAAATAAAGGCTTCAAATTAATTCAAGTTTCTTTTGTCATAACTAAAGATAGTGTAATTACTCTGCCTTGTTATAGTAGTTAAAAGTATATCATTCATTTTGCAGGTGTCAAATACGAATTTTCACTCTCCCAATCCCCTTATAAAAAAAGAGACGTATATTATCTACTTAATTATTTAGTCTtatacttaaaaatgaatttaataagTGGCAAATTCTGATGCAATTCTTTAACTCAATATAAAATTACTCCACTCAAAATGATTAATAATTCATTTTTACGTAGTAATTCAAAGTAACATTTAACCTGAAATGATTTGATTCAAATTCATTTGATTTAGTTCATTTGCCACttctaattattaaaaaattaggcCTCATTTTAGAATATTTATTATGTCGTAAATAAttcttttaaaacttttcttaaagTTTTGAAATATAAGAAAGAAAGTATTAAACCAGTTAAATGATATTAGAGTTGTCTTCAGAGCAGTGAAATTttgaacttgaatttcagttagaattaattataaaaataaataaataaaatatcatatTGATATTATATTAGAAGAAGATATATTTATATTAACGTTTGCACATGAAAAATCTTATGAACCTTATGTCATTAGTGACTTGTTAAAGCCACTCACTAGCAATATTAATtaatggaaatgaaagaaaagtctAACATGCAGTATAAAAGTCTAAGTACGTAACCAGCCACGTAATCTATTGCTTCAAAGTGGATGACCCATATGATTCCCATGCAACATGAAGAATCCCATCAACCTTCTCATCCTTCAAAATAGACAAGCATTAATAGACAAATGATGTAACCTAACAAACTTGCAATAGGCCAACCCATTTAAattaaggataaaaaaaaattaaaattaagactctGCTTATTTtctgaaaaatattttcctttatttttattatttggaaacaaaaataaaaatattataaaaaattattttttcaatcaTGAAAAAATACtttttcaaatttagaaaaatgACTTTTTATTCGAAAATCGTGAAATTAATACTTATTTAATTATCattgattttctttttctttgggaCCACTTAGACTTGTAGATATGTTtaactttttcctttttatttaatttttttatgatcaatttaattattttttaattaatttttaatatcatattaaataaataataataataataataataataataataataataataataataatatattttttcaaaaaatatttttcatgttatttttcTATGAAACAAACCGAGCCCCAAAACTCAGGGCATTATGTGATTTGTCAAAGCAATGACCTTGTGCTCTTCTAGAAGGCAAAAGGAGTATCATCCTCCCTACTTCCTCTTTTTAATTTTCCAATGTGTTGTCCCTTTCTCCTTTAGAAGCCACCCTCCATAACCAAATCCTTAAGCAAATTATAAACAATAAGCTCcttgtatatatattattggtGACTTCTTGGTTTGTCTCTCTCATCAAACTACAATAATTAAACACAAATCTTTCCTTTCATAATCTTTCTCTTTTTTCGGTTTTTTTCCTCATCAAACAATGGATGCAAAAGCATGGAACCTCAAGCCATTCAGAGATAATTATGAGTACTTCCAAGAACTTGGTGAGGAAGATGATGAAGCACTCTCTCTTTGTGATCTTCCATTGAATAGCGAAGCAGCTTCTGTTTCGGATGACTTCTCTACGGAAGATCAAAGATCCTCTATTGATCAAGATTTGTTCGAATTCTTCAGTGAAGACTTCACTTCTGCATCTGCTTATCGTCCCAAAGATAATAATATCATCTTCTGTGGAAAGCTAATTCCATATAAAGGGGAAAACGTAGATGGGAAGGCACAGAACTCGGACAATACCTGTAAGGCTAATAAAGAAGCCAACAACAATAGCATCTTCCCTTGGAAATCGTATTCTTTCAACAAATCAAGACGCTATTCGGTGAAGACGCAACAAGAAAAGAGTTACAGAACTTCTAAGACTTCTCCAGAGCTGTCTCCGGACAAGAAATGTATGGATAAATATGATTTTCCGATGAAAAAAGAATCATTACTGGCGAGTCCGACGAAGTCAAGATGGTACTTGTTTGCTTTTGGAGTGGGAAGATATCCAATGGAGATGGAGCTAAATGACATCAAGACAAGGCAGAGCAAGCTAAGTAATGGTAAGATGAGGCGGAGCATGAAGAGTCCAGCGAAGACTTCCCGATCAGATGATAGAAGAGAATTGGCTGAGAGAAGTAGGCAAAGAGAGAAATATTGGTGGGGTTTGCTTAACATTTTGGGATGCAAGAGTTACCATGCAAACACCATGGTTAAGGCTTCATTGGGTTGCATACCAAGTGTGTGAGAAGAAGAGTTTCAAAGAGAGAGATGACAAATTTTTTGTAATGAAATTGTATCCCAATCGAGTGTAATTGGTTCTTCATGAGCGTTGGAAATGAGAAGCATGAAGAGAAGCATGTTTACCTTAGAGGGGAgcattatgatcaaaatttgttcTCAAGGAAGATGCAAATTTACAtgaatatatgtatgtatataatttttattttttatttattttttacaaaTCAGATATACATATTATTGTACCCACTGATTAAGGAAAAAATATCTGTGATACATGTAAGACTTAGATAAATCTCATCTCCTTGAACTAACTTATAGCTTATAGGGGTAGAGTTAAGTTGATCCATTTTCTTCACAGAAATACAAATCCCAATCAATCAATCAATAGGCATATAATTGCAAATCAAAACAAACCTTATAAGCCCTAAGCCTACTCATGCTTTTCTTTTTTACATATCGAAATTTTTTAAAAGGAATGATATATGTATCATCCAAAATAGTCAATCAACCTTAAATGTCGTCTTTGCCTAGGTTAAGTTTGGATGGATATTTTCTTGCACTAGAAAACCAAGCATTGAACAACTTTAGAGGAGTCACTTTTGTTGTTTCCCTCCCACTGCCATCTCTAGTAATCCCAACGGCCATGCAACTTGAGACAATTAGCTTTACTTGCGTCTTCCGATCACCAAAGAAACTTAAGCAGATTTTGATTTCATTAGGACTTGAAGGAGGTACAGATATAAGAGCTTAGAAATAGAACTTGTGGGGTTCAGTTGGAGAGTTTCTGACTCCGTTGTGCCCTGTGGAACACACTCTGGGTGTATTCTGGACTGCTGGAACACACCAGGGGTGTGTTCTTTGCTGTTTGGCCTGCATCAAATTTCTTGTTAGCAATGGCCTCAGCAATGGTCTTCCTTGGCTCCCTCATTAAGAACCATCTATCGACACTGATTTTAAAGTTTACGAGCACgcaaattaggaaaatgagaaccAAACTTTCAAAAGTAGGTTCTACTCTTGCATGGCTGCATCCAGATCTTTTTATGGctctttattttacttttaaatcTATTTCAAATGCTAGAATCTTAGTGCATTGCATGTCCATTTGCCATACCTATTAGCAACTTTAAGGACACTTTTTATTCATTGTATTCTCTGTGTGTTTTGATTTGCTTGGGTCTTGAAGCATCTTTCCTCCATTGCAATCCTTTCCTCGCTAGTGCGGGAACGTGCTCTTCCTTATCCAGAGTCTGGAGTACAAAGAGTTTGGGTAGCTATAGCTATGAAGGAAATCAATTAATGGGGTGCATttaaaattgcaaaattgaagagttaatttttttttttttttttttttaaatcttgtgCATTGGTGAATTGTAAATATGAACAGACTTGAAATTGCAAAACTGCTAAAATTGTAGCGACTGTTTTGCTTAAATTGTCCTCTGGTCTACTAGAATTTTTTGATGCTTACTGTATAGAGCCGTTTGTGAAAGCAGCAACACGATTCAAACATAGGGGGAAGGAGGGCGTGAATGGGTAAATTATACACCATTATTGACAAAGAATGGGTCTCATACTCGAGATAAAACTGATTTTCTACGATTGATCGATCGATATACTAATTTTTAATGCATTGGATGTATTGTATTTAATAATTTACCATGAATGAATCTCACAATAAggatatttgtattttttttttttttatcagaataTTAACAACTGCGTGTTGTTGGGTACCAAATTAAGCAAACCTCCTAAGAAGGACTGATAATTATTTCTGAGTTTGGACCtgatcttttttcttttttttatttttttattttatcaggATATGATTAATTTTCTCTTATTCTGCCTCCTCGACTCTAATATTGTATAAAGTGGGAATGAGGGGAAAACCTCTGCATTTCAGATCtccataataatatattattattttttattaaaaaataatttatttttatatatttaaatattaaaatttaagatatatatatgattaataatatatttaaaacatatatttttaagttataatttatttttaataaataaatttatattatatagtaATAATAACTTTATATAATGTATCTTGTTTTCTAGGCGTGATTTGATCATTTGAAACAATATGCACAGCTAACTTACGAAAGAGCAAAATCATTGAGCACTTACAATATGGATGGTAAGATGATGATAAAATCGTTACGCCCAAAAAATTACTTTGCTTAGCTTTTTTTAGGAGCCATTATAGCATACGATTATTTACCATAAAATATGGCCATAGGTACTGAAAAGAGGCAAATCTGCTGGCTATGAGGATATCAAGTTCAAACACTTTGCAATCACACGTTCATGTCAACCGCTATCAACTTATgtgataaaatatatatatatatatatatatatatatatatatatatataaaatcagaAGGAAAACAACGTGCACCCGTTTAAAAAGATTAAGAATCAAAATAAAacaagtttattattattattattattattattattattattattattgttattttgcAATTCAGGGCCCCCTAGTTAGTGCTTTCTGCGTCACGAGCCCATATGTGTTCTCATATTTCATGCCACTATTTTATGTTTATGGTAAAATTGTTTCATTTCTAAAACTGATATTgatgaatttttcttatttagatcGAATTTATTATAGACTCAAAATATAGAACATGTAGTAAAATCTATCTATTAAATAAGTAaatcttatatatttatattttaaatttatgacaaACCCAATTTAAATAAGAATTCCTTAATATTGATATTGCAATTTCATATGCTCTTCAAcaataaattttcttaaaaattttagaGGTGCATATGTATAGAATACGCTTGATAATGTCTcaagttttaaaattaaaaaagaaattgcaCCAATTCTAAAACCACATTAAAAATACAAGCTGAAATAATTAGGCATCGTCTACCCTAAGTTCTATTTTGATGGGATGAAGACAGAATAAGTAATGAAAGGGTAAAAAGGAAAAAGagcaaaaaaatacaaaaaaaaaatatatatatatatatatatatatatatatatatatatatatgagaagtGACA is a window encoding:
- the LOC131182152 gene encoding uncharacterized protein LOC131182152, which produces MDAKAWNLKPFRDNYEYFQELGEEDDEALSLCDLPLNSEAASVSDDFSTEDQRSSIDQDLFEFFSEDFTSASAYRPKDNNIIFCGKLIPYKGENVDGKAQNSDNTCKANKEANNNSIFPWKSYSFNKSRRYSVKTQQEKSYRTSKTSPELSPDKKCMDKYDFPMKKESLLASPTKSRWYLFAFGVGRYPMEMELNDIKTRQSKLSNGKMRRSMKSPAKTSRSDDRRELAERSRQREKYWWGLLNILGCKSYHANTMVKASLGCIPSV